One Paraburkholderia dioscoreae DNA segment encodes these proteins:
- a CDS encoding VC0807 family protein gives MKLRPGFVLELAVNFLLPWLAYRLALPHLGETGALIASAVPPILWSLVELVRFRRVDALSVMVVSGIVLSVAAMALGGSPRMLLLRESLVSGAVGVVFLLSLPMRRPLIFYLARATVAREMEGGAARFETLWQERPALVAAMRLMTLVWGVGLTGETALRAWMALTWPIERFLVVSPFTGYGIYGGLTLWTLWYRKTMRARVEARVQSGGAAG, from the coding sequence ATGAAGCTCCGTCCGGGTTTTGTGCTGGAACTGGCCGTCAACTTCCTGCTGCCATGGCTCGCTTACCGGCTCGCGCTGCCGCATCTGGGCGAGACTGGCGCGTTGATCGCGTCCGCCGTGCCGCCGATCCTCTGGAGTCTGGTCGAACTCGTGCGATTCCGGCGCGTCGACGCGCTGAGCGTGATGGTGGTGTCCGGCATCGTGCTCTCGGTTGCGGCGATGGCACTCGGCGGCAGTCCGCGCATGCTGCTGTTGCGCGAGTCGCTGGTGTCTGGCGCGGTCGGCGTGGTGTTTCTTCTTTCACTACCCATGCGCCGACCGCTGATCTTCTATCTTGCGCGCGCCACCGTTGCCCGCGAAATGGAAGGCGGCGCCGCGCGCTTCGAAACGCTGTGGCAGGAGCGCCCGGCGCTGGTCGCCGCGATGCGCCTGATGACGCTGGTGTGGGGCGTCGGCCTGACCGGCGAAACGGCGCTGCGTGCGTGGATGGCGCTCACCTGGCCGATCGAGCGCTTCCTCGTGGTTTCCCCGTTCACCGGCTACGGCATTTATGGCGGCCTGACGCTGTGGACGCTGTGGTATCGAAAGACCATGCGCGCGCGGGTCGAGGCGCGCGTGCAGTCGGGTGGAGCTGCTGGTTGA
- the arfB gene encoding alternative ribosome rescue aminoacyl-tRNA hydrolase ArfB gives MTSRYPIPSNEIELTAVRAQGAGGQNVNKVSSAIHLRFDVRASSLPEVLKMRLLALSDHRLTRDGVVIIKAQEHRTQEMNRAAALARLDELIESVSVTRKPRFATRPTRASNLRRLDGKAKRSEIKSGRGRVDD, from the coding sequence ATGACATCCCGCTATCCGATCCCATCGAACGAAATCGAACTGACCGCAGTGCGCGCGCAAGGAGCGGGCGGCCAGAACGTCAACAAGGTTTCGAGCGCCATTCACTTGCGCTTCGACGTGCGCGCTTCGTCGTTGCCGGAGGTGTTGAAAATGCGTCTGCTGGCGCTGTCCGATCACCGGCTCACGCGCGACGGCGTCGTGATCATCAAGGCGCAGGAGCATCGGACTCAGGAGATGAACCGCGCGGCGGCGCTGGCGCGACTCGATGAACTGATTGAAAGCGTCAGCGTCACGCGCAAGCCCCGCTTCGCGACCCGGCCGACGCGCGCGTCGAACCTGCGGCGCCTCGACGGCAAGGCCAAACGCAGCGAGATCAAATCCGGCCGCGGCCGGGTGGACGATTAG
- a CDS encoding sensor domain-containing phosphodiesterase, translated as MSALLPAFMPSVSELTLSGLLPHLARHESGWTATWRALTLHSVFQPVLSVTHQCVVGYEGLLRAFDPVGLPVSPEVLFSGTRSAADARELDRIARCLHVANFMEQGISTGWLFLNTRPQVFETGWPQRAFIDELSAHFGLPQERIVIEVLEQPADDESAVASMLAASHPRDFLIAIDDFGTGFSNFDRVWRFRPDIVKLDRSLVARAGKREGDDSMISHLIAMLHQSGTLVLAEGVETDEELMILMEADVDFVQGFWLGQPKSSVQAACAKVPELIDSMWSKFADYQRRHAGHQRLGFEGFAEAVLAAAETYQATGDLRQAAQKVWHLPEARRVFITDGQGEQTLPSVTAASVPPPPLRLAPLYSDTRSNWSRRAYFKHALAAPGRVAMMGPHYSLADGQDCYTAALAFEHDGTHVLCVDFVPTTATPDLRPVAGRGGKR; from the coding sequence ATGTCCGCTCTCCTGCCCGCCTTTATGCCATCCGTCAGCGAATTGACCCTGAGCGGCCTGCTCCCGCATCTTGCCCGGCACGAGTCCGGCTGGACCGCGACCTGGCGCGCGCTGACTTTGCACAGCGTGTTCCAGCCGGTGCTGTCGGTGACGCACCAGTGCGTCGTCGGCTATGAGGGGCTGCTGCGCGCGTTCGACCCGGTCGGCCTGCCGGTTTCGCCGGAAGTGCTCTTCTCCGGCACCCGTTCGGCCGCCGACGCGCGCGAGCTCGACCGGATCGCGCGCTGCCTGCACGTGGCGAACTTCATGGAGCAAGGCATCAGCACCGGCTGGCTCTTTCTGAATACGCGCCCACAGGTATTCGAAACCGGCTGGCCGCAACGCGCGTTCATCGACGAACTGTCGGCGCACTTCGGTCTGCCGCAGGAGCGCATCGTGATCGAAGTGCTCGAACAGCCTGCGGACGACGAATCCGCCGTCGCCAGCATGCTCGCCGCCTCGCACCCGCGCGACTTTCTGATCGCGATCGACGACTTCGGCACCGGCTTCTCGAACTTCGACCGCGTATGGCGCTTCCGTCCCGATATCGTCAAGCTCGACCGTTCGCTGGTCGCGCGCGCCGGCAAGCGCGAAGGCGACGACTCGATGATCAGCCACCTGATCGCGATGCTCCATCAGTCAGGCACGCTGGTGCTGGCCGAAGGCGTCGAAACCGACGAAGAACTGATGATCCTGATGGAGGCCGACGTCGATTTCGTGCAGGGTTTCTGGCTCGGTCAGCCGAAGAGTTCCGTGCAGGCGGCCTGCGCGAAAGTGCCGGAGCTGATCGACTCGATGTGGAGCAAGTTCGCCGACTACCAACGCAGGCATGCCGGCCATCAGCGGCTCGGGTTCGAAGGTTTCGCTGAAGCGGTGCTGGCCGCCGCCGAAACCTACCAGGCCACCGGCGATCTGCGCCAGGCAGCGCAAAAGGTGTGGCATCTGCCTGAAGCACGCCGTGTGTTCATCACCGACGGACAGGGCGAGCAGACCCTGCCTTCGGTCACGGCCGCCTCGGTGCCGCCGCCGCCGCTGCGGCTCGCGCCGCTCTATAGCGACACGCGCAGCAACTGGTCGCGGCGAGCCTATTTCAAGCACGCGCTCGCCGCGCCGGGGCGTGTCGCGATGATGGGTCCGCACTATTCGCTCGCCGACGGCCAGGACTGCTATACCGCCGCTCTCGCGTTCGAGCATGACGGCACTCATGTGCTCTGCGTCGACTTCGTGCCGACCACCGCCACGCCGGACCTGCGCCCGGTAGCGGGACGCGGCGGCAAGCGCTAA
- a CDS encoding putative quinol monooxygenase yields the protein MSEIAVVAISVAKPGYEEQLSEVLEGLVGPTRKEQGALQYDLHRDVQEPRRFVFVERWESQEALAAHAQSAHITAYRKVVADWVEHAEVRVVSKIA from the coding sequence ATGTCGGAAATCGCGGTGGTCGCAATCTCGGTGGCGAAGCCGGGCTACGAGGAGCAACTGAGTGAGGTGCTCGAAGGGCTGGTCGGGCCGACGCGCAAGGAACAGGGAGCGCTTCAATACGATTTGCACCGCGACGTGCAGGAGCCGCGCCGGTTCGTATTTGTCGAGCGTTGGGAAAGCCAGGAAGCCCTGGCGGCGCATGCGCAATCCGCGCACATCACGGCTTACAGGAAAGTGGTGGCGGACTGGGTCGAGCACGCGGAAGTTCGCGTCGTGTCGAAGATCGCCTGA
- a CDS encoding YdcF family protein encodes MILFTLLALFFAAIVLWKRARRPLAVCTAALFWLLAAGWLTVPLLHLAQPRWQTDTPARFAPRTAIIMLGGGTVYDDDHVLVPPRDVLARIMASAQNYAACKRAAAICHVIVSGGNPQRHRATEADTYLPYLLRQQVPRADIVLENSSRTTYENARNVSAVLEGSRYDSLILITSAYQMPRAMLDFHRFGLAPQPMISNARRAHLGVLPRYDNLVSAEIALHELIGIAQFHVYRAIGWF; translated from the coding sequence TTGATTCTATTCACTTTATTGGCGCTTTTTTTTGCAGCAATCGTGCTATGGAAGCGTGCCAGACGGCCGCTCGCCGTCTGCACCGCTGCCTTGTTCTGGCTGCTCGCCGCCGGCTGGCTTACCGTACCCTTACTGCATCTCGCACAGCCGCGCTGGCAGACCGATACGCCCGCCCGATTCGCTCCGCGCACTGCCATCATCATGCTGGGCGGCGGCACGGTCTATGACGACGACCACGTGCTCGTACCCCCCCGCGACGTGCTCGCGCGCATCATGGCGAGCGCGCAGAACTACGCCGCCTGCAAACGTGCCGCGGCCATATGCCATGTCATCGTGAGCGGCGGCAATCCGCAGCGGCATCGCGCGACCGAGGCCGATACCTATCTGCCTTATCTGTTGCGCCAGCAGGTGCCGCGCGCGGACATCGTGCTGGAAAACAGCAGCCGCACTACCTATGAAAACGCGCGCAACGTGTCCGCCGTTCTGGAGGGCTCACGTTACGATTCGTTGATCCTCATTACCTCCGCCTACCAGATGCCGCGCGCCATGCTCGACTTCCACCGTTTCGGCCTCGCACCGCAACCGATGATTTCGAACGCGCGGCGCGCACACCTTGGTGTACTACCGCGTTATGACAATCTGGTGAGTGCGGAGATCGCGTTGCATGAACTGATCGGGATCGCACAATTTCATGTCTATCGTGCAATCGGCTGGTTCTAG
- a CDS encoding LysR family transcriptional regulator: MNVTLRQLRVFIEVARLQSFSRAGDEIGLTQSAVSRCVRELESEIGLKLIDRTTREVRLTDVGGNLVSSVSRLLTDLDDALREIREIGEQRRGRVVVAASPTVACRLMPRVVAACGQQFPYVALGLRDDVQSDVVRKVKSGEVDFGVIIGPFAADDLLSESLMTDSFCVVCRDDHPLAAQERIAWTDLEGQQLVMLDYASGSRPIIDAVMQEYGVSATVVQELGHSATVFGLVEAGVGVSVLPWLALPLPAGASLVARPLVPRAERTVELVRRRDRSLSPAAEAVWGLIRQLPGRAEDLA, from the coding sequence ATGAATGTCACGCTGCGCCAGCTAAGGGTTTTCATCGAGGTCGCCCGTCTGCAAAGCTTCAGCCGGGCCGGCGATGAAATCGGCCTGACGCAGTCGGCCGTCAGCCGCTGCGTGCGCGAACTGGAGAGCGAGATCGGCCTCAAGCTGATCGATCGCACCACCCGCGAGGTGCGGCTCACGGATGTGGGCGGCAACCTGGTGTCGAGCGTGTCGCGTCTGCTGACGGATCTGGACGACGCACTGCGAGAGATCCGCGAAATTGGCGAGCAGCGTCGCGGACGGGTGGTGGTGGCCGCGAGCCCGACGGTGGCGTGCCGCCTCATGCCGCGCGTGGTGGCCGCGTGCGGGCAGCAGTTTCCCTACGTCGCCCTGGGTTTGCGCGACGACGTGCAGAGCGACGTGGTGCGCAAGGTCAAGTCGGGCGAGGTCGACTTCGGCGTGATCATCGGCCCGTTCGCCGCTGACGACCTGCTCAGCGAATCGCTGATGACGGATTCGTTCTGTGTCGTTTGCCGCGACGATCACCCGTTGGCGGCACAGGAGCGGATAGCGTGGACGGATCTGGAAGGCCAGCAGCTCGTCATGCTCGACTACGCGTCGGGCAGCCGGCCGATCATCGACGCCGTGATGCAGGAATACGGCGTGAGCGCCACGGTGGTGCAGGAGTTGGGGCATTCCGCGACCGTTTTTGGGCTGGTCGAGGCGGGCGTCGGCGTGAGTGTGCTGCCGTGGCTGGCATTGCCGCTGCCGGCGGGGGCTTCGCTGGTTGCCCGGCCGCTCGTGCCACGTGCCGAGCGAACGGTCGAACTGGTGCGCCGGCGTGATCGCTCGCTTTCGCCGGCGGCGGAGGCGGTGTGGGGGCTGATTCGTCAATTGCCGGGGCGGGCGGAGGACTTGGCCTAG
- a CDS encoding pyridoxal phosphate-dependent aminotransferase: MSESDLPVPSIPNARDAVRALRPSQIREVANAGFGVDDVLPFWFGESDRVTPAFIRDAASAALAAGATFYTHNLGIAPLRTALAGYVSNLHGATSPEHIAVTSAGVNALMLAAQLVVGAGDRVVAVTPLWPNLVEIPKILGAHVETVALGYGEHGWQLDLEQLQAALTPDTKMLLINSPNNPTGWVMSRDEQRAVLTHCRRHGIWIVADEVYERLYYADADPADPEAPPRTAPSFLDLATRDERVICVNSFSKAWLMTGWRLGWIVAPASLKDDLGKLVEYNTSCAPAFVQHAGIAAIEQGESFTRELVHDLKASRDHLVRALSAVPGVDVKAPPGAMYLFFSMPGAAHSLELCKAMVRGVGLGVAPGSAFGPQGEGFVRWCYACDTARLDEGVERLKRFLAQQTTAR; encoded by the coding sequence ATGAGCGAATCGGATCTGCCTGTGCCATCCATCCCTAATGCGCGCGACGCCGTGCGCGCGCTGCGTCCTTCGCAGATCCGTGAAGTCGCCAACGCGGGCTTCGGCGTCGACGACGTACTGCCTTTCTGGTTCGGCGAGTCCGACCGCGTCACGCCGGCCTTTATCCGCGACGCCGCGAGCGCAGCGCTGGCCGCGGGCGCGACCTTCTACACGCACAATCTGGGCATCGCGCCGCTGCGCACCGCGCTCGCGGGCTATGTCAGCAACCTGCACGGCGCGACGTCGCCGGAGCATATCGCGGTGACGAGCGCGGGCGTCAATGCATTGATGCTTGCGGCGCAACTCGTGGTGGGCGCGGGCGACCGCGTCGTCGCGGTTACGCCGCTCTGGCCGAATCTGGTCGAGATTCCGAAGATTCTCGGCGCGCATGTCGAAACCGTCGCGCTCGGCTATGGCGAGCACGGCTGGCAGCTCGACCTCGAGCAATTGCAGGCGGCGCTGACGCCCGACACGAAAATGCTGCTGATCAACTCGCCGAACAATCCGACCGGCTGGGTGATGAGCCGCGACGAGCAGCGCGCCGTGCTGACGCATTGCCGCCGCCACGGCATCTGGATCGTCGCGGACGAGGTCTACGAGCGCCTTTACTATGCGGACGCCGATCCCGCCGATCCCGAGGCGCCCCCGCGTACCGCGCCGTCGTTCCTCGATCTGGCCACGCGCGACGAACGCGTGATCTGCGTCAATTCGTTTTCCAAGGCGTGGTTGATGACAGGCTGGCGGCTCGGCTGGATCGTCGCACCCGCCTCGTTGAAGGACGATCTGGGCAAGCTCGTCGAATACAACACCTCGTGCGCGCCGGCGTTCGTTCAGCACGCGGGCATCGCGGCCATCGAGCAGGGCGAATCCTTTACGCGGGAACTGGTGCATGACCTGAAAGCGTCGCGCGACCATCTGGTGCGCGCGCTTAGCGCCGTGCCCGGCGTCGACGTGAAGGCGCCGCCAGGCGCGATGTACCTGTTTTTCTCGATGCCCGGCGCGGCGCACAGTCTGGAGCTGTGCAAGGCGATGGTGCGCGGCGTGGGACTCGGCGTGGCGCCAGGCAGTGCGTTTGGTCCGCAAGGCGAGGGCTTCGTCCGCTGGTGCTATGCCTGCGACACGGCGCGGCTGGACGAGGGTGTCGAGCGTCTGAAACGGTTCCTCGCGCAGCAGACGACGGCCCGCTGA